DNA sequence from the Desmodus rotundus isolate HL8 chromosome 4, HLdesRot8A.1, whole genome shotgun sequence genome:
TACTAGtctaggaagagagaaaggattATGGTTAGTGAAGAAAATTTAGGGTACACCAGCACGTGTTAACCGTACGTTCCTTGTCTTATTGACCATTATACACACCCTGTGTTCTCTACACTTGTTCACTTGTAACAGTTATGCTTAAGTGAGGGCCTATCAGCTGCTAAttgctttactttctttttgttattgacaATCCCTATTGGATAGATGAGAAAATTTACTTTTTGGGTGATTAAAGTCTCATCCAAGGCCTAAAGGATAATGAAGGTGGCACTGGAATTCAGAACAAGTCTGTTGGGATGATATGGGCCAGAACCCACTCTCTTTTCACTACACCTTTTTgctggcccctcctcccacccaaaaTCCTTTCTCTTATCACTCCACATCTAATTTCTACCTGTTACTTAGGATTCACTTCAAATGAAACTTACATGGAAACTGCCATGAGAGTTTAAGTCCCACCCCCGAACTCGCATAGTTATGCACACAGTCACTGGCAGGTATTAGTTCCTCCCCAGAACTGTAGTTATGCATGCAGTTTCCTTATCTCCCTTAGTTCCTTCCCTCCACACTTGATTTGTCTATTTATCCTGCAGACATCGTAACACCCAGCTCAGTGCCGTGAATGTTGCAGGCTTTCAACACTTTATGATAGAATAAATGTGTGAATGACAACTGAATCCCTAAGAAATACAGAATAAGTTTAGAGAGATTTAAGCAAAGGACTAATGACCATCTCCTGACAATATCCAGCAACAAATTTTGGTTGAATtagtgaaacagaaagaaaaaaaaaagaggaaaggaagtaaATGAAGAGGagaggaacagaaggaaaggaaaggaaaggaaaggaaaggaaaggaaaggaaaggaaaggaaaggaaaggaaaggaaaggaaaggaaaggaaaggaaaggaaaggaaaggaaaggaaaggaaaggaaaggaaaggaaaggaaggaaaggaaagtgaaGACACTTGCAGAGATGCTGATAACTAGAGGAGcaagatgaataaattaaaaagacaaaaaaaatagtgggagagaaaaatgatggTTCAGTGTCGCAGCTCTTAGCCTTCTCCTCCCTCCAACTTGCTCTAATGCACATCAAGAATGAATACAGACATCAATGAGGCTACCCTACAAAACCCACCTCTCCCATTCTTCTGGGATGAGGAAAGGACTGCCTGATGAGAGGATTGAACAACTGAAGGTAGGAGTCTCTCCCACCGAGAATGTAAGTGGGATTCATCAGTATGAGTTCTTGAGGAAAAGAAGCATGTGGGAGACCAACTGAGAGCTATTTTCTTCTATAAACCTTAAGCTGAAGTGGTAGACCAGTTTCTCTATTATGTGGCCCAACTCACCAGAATAGGAAACATCGGGAGAGACAACAATCCATTCCTTTAAGCCCAAATATGTGTGAAAGACACGGCTCATTTAATATTTAGATTCTAATGATAAACAATTTATTTACAGCTTGATTTTAGGAGAGAATTAGAGAATTCCTCTAAGAGCAGTGTACCACCTCCTACCAGATGGCGCAGCCGGTGGATGGAAAGGGGATGTGTCTGGACGTTCACCACGGGTTCAAGTCCTGACTCTCGTGCCCGTCCATTGGCCAGTCACTTAATTCTTTCTAGTCTTCATTCCTTATTTGTCATATGAGAGTGAAAATAAAGCCTGTTGTTAATTTCGTTATTAACTTCAGACAGATGCACTGAGTAAATACAATATGATAAGTGCTGGAATTGTTGGGGCCAGGATTACTGAAGAAAGAATTGAGATGTGCATGAAAATCTTTTGTAAAACGTAAAGCACTCTTGTTACTGGACAGGGGGCCTGCCCCTGAGTAGGTCTGCCTAGGGCCCGCCAGTAGTGTTTGGGttcttcatgtaggaaagatttcacaacatgagtccaggtgacttatgaggatacatttattaaagctgcaGACAATGAAACGGAAGGGCTTAACATAGAAGAAGcgacaggagagagcctaggctgggctgccttagctcactgagaagtcagagaaaagggggccttgggtaCAGGTTCAGGGCGTTACCGTGGGGTGAGCTGCAGCTGCCCatttgctcccctggttgcaagtcttctggggacccttagagtcCAGGACAGGGAAGGGTTGTGTGCCAataggggaaggagaggggaccCTGTCAGTGCCAGGGTAAAAGGTtcttagtcattgcagctggtccagATGTCACCTACCTGGTTTTGTTGCCTTTCTGGGCCTGGACCTGAAATAATGACTGAGGCCTAGATGCTGTCTCTAGGGAGGTGACATTCTGTATCTGGCTGCAAATTGCTCGGCCATTTTTTTcagctgtctcagtttctctgttccacttgtcctggcttactgACCTGTCTCATTATGAAAGCACCaattaataattattacaaaGATGGTTGTTGTATTTCCATGCCCCAGTCTTAGAAATAAAGATGTTTGACGTTAGTCCCAGCTTCCTCTTCTAAGAACTACAATGGGTTGTGATGGTGTATTTAACCCTTTGTAACTGATTCCTTAAGTTCTCACCAATGGtgcagaagatgatttgacttatAATTCAAATATTATTTGCTTGGGAGAAATATCATTCAGAAATGATCCTgctaaatagttttaaaaactccacagaagtagaaaacaaaatgtagGCACATTTAAAGTGAGCCAAGTGCTATATATTCTCTTAACTTTAAAACAGTGAAGCCTGTGGTGATTGCCCAAGTTATAATAAGTCCAACAAGCTCATTCTTGTGTGATTTCTAAAGCCAAATTCATATCTGAATAGTAATAAGGATACTTTCTGGTAAATTGAATTTGCTGGGTGGACATGATGCAAATGATAACCTATCTTGACATAAACAACTTTTTAGGGTACAGAAAATATGAGCAATTGAAATTCCTGAGAGAAAGGCACACCTTCTCTGCAGAACATATTTATAAGTTATTCATGATGATTTGGGCAAGTGAAAATttatgggaagctctttatagtCATAATAtgtaatagtaataattatatgttttaacttttaaaatgacaCTTTAATAATCATAACTATATTAACAGTGAGAAAAATTTGAATGTTGTGTTAATTTTAAAACCTTCTATTCATTGGATATACCaaacctaaatattttaattttatctcaatggaaattacttattattattattactattattattattattgtgatgCTTTCCTGGTCCTCTCTAGCCTACTCATTGGGGTGCAAATTTAAGCATTGTAGTTCCTAGAACTTGATAGCCCATTCCATTTACtcagaaaaatattaagtggCGGAATACATAATGGTAatgttatacatttaaaataattatttttaaagaccttgtaataataaaactaagtagcaaaaccaaaaatggaataCTAAACCTTTGTTGTTATACAAATGGAGTTGTCCTCCCCTGCCACTAAATTACAAAATATCTTGACCTGCAATGAAACCCAGTCTGTACTGAAAGGCAATGTAACTGACTGCAGATTCaggaatatttcttttattcacaGGTTATGCTGTTTCCTTGGTTTGCAAATATCAGACTCCCTTTGTTGGAATCTGATAGAGTTGCTAGGAATTTTGGAGCTGGTCCAATCCTATTTACACCAATGGGGCCTTTCCTGACTTcagattattttttgttgttttaagtatttttacttCTCTGGATTATGTCCACAGGTAACAGGAAATCAGCGTTTCAAAGGAAAACTTGATCACATTGCGAGATAACACATATATCCTAACAAGAGTGTGAGCGCCCCGAGGCTTGATGCTGCTGCcaaaagtacatatttttttgATTGGTAACTGCCAGATGACGCTTCATCAAATATAAATGCAAGAAAGACGCAGAGAGCTCCATAAAAACCTTCTCCCCGTCAGTCTAGGAGGATAAGAGCAAGATACTGCTAAGAAGGGCAGGAGATGGCTTTCGGAGTTTCAGTATCAGTCTGTCTCTTATTCAATGGTaggtaatttctttttgtttttgttcattttgtatcAGTGTAGAATGTGAATAAGGTTTGTTTTCTCTGAATTAGTGAGAAGTTGGTTTTTAATAGTTGCTCTTTATGAGTAAGATTAGAGCAGGGAATCTGTGAATTAATTTAGTTTCTTAGGTAATGTATGTTCTTCTCCTAATACGTTGTAacacctctttttttaaagatctttaaaatatttactttataaaactGAAGAGTAGTTAATACATTTTAACTACTATGAGTATATCACAGCATCCTTTTGATAGAAtcagtatataaatattttctgttaaataTCATTGTGTTTCTATTTTCTATAATGGACTAGGTGTAGATGAGAAACTCAGGAAATTGCTGAGGTCAGTTTATGGATctcaaatgtaaatgaattaaaaatcaaacacaaatgGGAATAAATAGAATAACTTTCAGTCTGTTGCTTATACATAGAAGGAGGCTCACCTGCTAAAGatgctttcttcctcttcatccaGCAATGGCGGCATTAACAGAAGAGGTGGCCTTGAACGGAACACCTGGAGTCACAACCCAGCAAAGTAATTGGACAGTTAACAAAACAAAAGGTATTTTCTTTGCACTTTTGTATGTCAAgtgacttgtttttaatttttgatagaaATTTGGATTGTGATATGAGAAACACTGgaaaattttaacatatattttatgattagAGAATAAACTCTTTTAGTTGGAAGTAACAGGTAAATGGGGTCTTCAAAGAACTGGCtttttaaagggagaaaatgaggcaaaTGATAGAATTTTCTGCCTGATTCCTGCCTGCCCCCCCATACCCCACACATGTCCAGAGGCAGTCTGTCACCATTTGGGCCTCGTGTTTTGATCAGTGACCATGACCTTTGCAACCAAAGAAGTTATGGCTACAAGATGAAACCTTAATTAGTGTCCTCTCGTCTTCAGACAtatcttttttcttgcttcttttcagGGGTTTGTGTTGTTGTTTTAGTACAGGTGATATTTCCTAACTACTCTACCCAATTTTTAATGGTGATAATAGGTTttctttattacattattatttttatttgagtaGCTTCCTGCTGCTGTCGAGCATCAGCATATTTTCAAACTTGTTTGAACCCTTAGAGATGAACTTGGAAAGCTTGTTGCCACCTGCCAAGACCTGTGTACTGGGCGGTTACAATTGACACGCAAATCACATACTGCCCCCTGCTGTGGAGACTGGTGATGTGACACAGGATGGAGGAAATACTGTATCTGGCTCTCAGAGccagacaaataaaaaaagatcaagtcaaatatttttcttaacatgAAAGATAGTAATAATGAAGAATTCTTCATTTGGccaaaaattttcaattttaagaaaaggTGTTCAAAATATTTTGGCCCATTTGAGTTTTTTAATATGTATCCATTTGCAAGCCAAAATCAGCATGGGGTTTAGAATAACTATGATGTCTTCATGTGTTCTGAGCCTTtgaacaaaaggagaagaaataccTTCATTAGAAGTTAATACTGCGGAAAATTAAAGTACGTGTGCTCTCAGGGACTGAGTTCATAACAGCGCACCCAGATCACCTTTGTCTTCCTTGGTAGGGATCTGCAAGGAACACTCTCCAAGTTACAGGTATTCAGAGTGGGAAAAAGCAATTGCATATACcatctctcttcttttccctggctTTCTTGATGGAAAACTTAAGTTTTCCCTTGCTTTTTATGTAAGTTAAAATCTGAATCCAGtattttaggaaattttaaaatgttatatatgacTAATTTTCTTCTCCTTAGGGGAAAGATGAATCTCTATAGTATACCCTTTCTTTGGGAGTGTTCTTTCGGTTCTCACATTTTCTAGCAAATCTTAATTCAGGCTCGTGTCTTGAAGTAGAAAGAACCTAGCCCAGTTTATAATGCAAAATTCTCACTGCTTCAGAATTAATTATCAACATGAGAAATTAGATTCAGGACACCACATTCAACAAAATGAGTGTGAATTTTAAGGTACAGAAGGTTTTCAATCAAAAGGAAGTTCTACAACCCAGGATCTAGTTGGTGCCTCGGTACTTAGAGATTTAGTATTTGCAATATAAAAAAGTCTGCCTTTTTGGATgtgaacaaataaatgggagTTTTTAATCTTCTCAGCAAGATGAATATGGTATAACATAATAACTAAGGATGAGGAGATATTCATGACATATTCATTCACAACAATGACAAAGTAAGATGTTAGAATCTATTTGAGAAAAATTTAAGTACCAGCAATTAAAGTATACCAAAGAGGACTCAGTTATACAGTTTTATTGCTGTCATTCCCAGTGCATAAATCCCAAGGATGATATGGGTACATGTCCATAGTACATCAGGGAATGAAGAGGACGCAACCTGAAATACCTACGTTTCGCCACAACACAGCTTCCCACAGGGAAGCTTCCCACGAAGAGGCTTCTGGACACTTGCCCATGAAAGTTCTGTCAAGTGTGGTGACTTGCTTAGTAGAAGAGCTAGAAATCGAAACCCAGGTGTTTAAATTCCAATTCCAAGGTTCTTCCCACTATTTCATAATGTCTCTTAAACAAGTGAAATTTCTGAATGATATTTGAAAGTATTGTCTTAACCATGTTAAGCCTGAGCCATAAGTTGTCTCTGGCTTCTTGTATAGGTCATAACCATACCTCTTCTGAAATCAGGTAGGGAAAATGTTCCCTTTTCAATCAGCTGCTTGTGGTCGTCCACAGAAGAGGAAATTCTCATCTCTCCCCCctctgggagaagagaagagaaatcagTTTATTATCTCACAATTATAAATCAATATCTTCCTAAATGCTGACTCCTTTGGTGTGAAGGGGAGAGTGAAAAAAATTGTGCGAGCTCTTTTTAATACTTATTAGTGCTCAGGCATACATTTGGGAAGCCTTGCTCAAGGTAGCTTGCTAAAACTCTATTTGATACTGCCACCTTTTGGCAAACTCGTCTCATATACTTATTATATGTAGCTTCTAAGGAAGGGAACAATCATCAATTTACCCCCACCCCCTAATTAATTAATGATATGCCTAGGTACTCTTCACCTAACCTTTGTGAATATAACCTGCCAAGGGAATGAATCAATACTTCTATGGACAGAGCGCTCAAGAATATCCTTACAGTTAAAGGTCCCTTTAACATATTTCAAATCTGCTATAAAAGTGTGAGCCACTTTGTCTATTAAtattgtttctccttttcctatcTGACTACCTAGAAGGACCTATAGCCCTGAAGTTCTCGCATTCTTGCCTGGAAGACCACAACAGTTACTGCATCAATGGTGCATGTGCCTTCCATCACGAGTTGAAGGAAGCCATCTGCAGGTAATTGCAAAGAGCTTTCCAAGTCCTAGGGACGGAGCAGGTGAATGTGCGCCTCTGGTGTTTCCCGTAGAACGTTTCCACACACCTCTATTTTGTGAAGCAAAAAGAGTGCGTGATCTGGTCGTGACTCACCAATCCTCTTTGTAGCTGAGTATCTAAGGAGTCTTTTTCTAAACTACCTAATCCGCATTACTCAAAAATATGGCTCCCAGATTAGCAGCACCTGTGTTACCTGGGCGCTGGTTAGAAACGCAGGAGTTTATGCTCCACCTCAAAACCACTGAATCCATGTCAGCATTTTAACATCATGCAAATATGATTATAGGATGAAATGAAACAGGCTATGGTAAAGACACTTCAAGAACATAAACTTCTACAGCAACTAAGATACTATTTTCATGATCATTGATTTGCCCAGTATCCTCCTATGAGAGAGTAAATACCTTGTAGATCAAGGCGTCCAAGCACATGCGCTACCTTCCCTTTCTACCAATAAGGAAAGTTACACTGATATGGGGCCTTAATGAAATGATTATTGTAAAACACATAGCGTCTTCAATACTGTAACAGATTGGCTTTCATTTGGTATTTGGCCCTTTAATTTAAATTGCATACTTTCCATTGAAATTGTGTCATTTTGGAAATTGGTCTTTTCGTTGTATTTCTATCGTCATGAGTTTTAAAACTATTCGTTTTCTTTTTGCAAAGGTGTTTTACTGGTTATACTGGAGAAAGGTGTGAGCATTTGACGTTAACTTCCTATGCTGTGGATTCTTATGAAAAATACATTGCAGTTGGAATTGGCGTTGGATTATTATTAAGTggttttcttgctattttttacTGCTACATAAGAAAGAGgtatggaaaagaacaaaatataacatCGCTGGGTACttgttcatttgaaaaatatttattgagccctacACTGTATTAGGTATTGACATGTATAGTCTTTAAGTGAAAATATGGTTGCAAGTCTGGCAAGCTCCTATATATTTGTTCTGATGCTTTTTCTCATAAACCTAGACAAGCAGTAAAAATTTACCTGTAGTTGCAATAAGCTCCAATTTACGATTTCCCTCCATCTTCATCCCTATCTGCCTACATATAAATGAGGAGGACAgtgggccccacaagggtggagATTAAGTGTCTATCATTCACAATTATGTATTCAGTGTCAAATActatgcctggcacacaatagacactaagtaaatatttgttaaataaatagtcAAGAAATGagtattaaatgaatgaaaatgtgtgACAGACACAGACCATTTACTTCCCAGCAATCAATTGAGGGTATGCTCACCAGGTACCATCTACTGCTAGAAGTTTAAGAAGATAAGCTTAATCCACTAAGTATAAAGTACTTGTGTATTAGTTCTTATTTCTGATGTATCCACACTGGCCATTCTTTTCCTTAAATCCATATAACTagggaaaatcaagaaaaaatgtgagataaattaaagaaaaagtataaacatATTTCCCTTGTTATACTCTATTAACtaagttgtcattttttaaaatggccaaGATTGTCAAAGTAAGAAAAATTTTGGTTGCTTAATAATTATATCTTAGAATAAAATCTGTTATACCAAATGCAGATTAATTGATATAAAATCTGTTATATCAATTGATATTATTAGGTCaatttcttaagaaaacaaaaaggaaagaaaaaatagtagaccttttaatgttaaaaagacagttatctgccctgaccagtatggctaaGTTGGTTGGTGCATCATCAGTAAaccagaaaggtcactggttcgactcccagtcaaggcacatacctgggttgcaggttcaatccttggttggggcacgtgcaagaggcagccaatcagtgtttctctctgacatcctcacatcgacgtttctccctcccaccctttctccccctacccctctctctgaaaatctaTAAGCATgccctctggtgaggattaaaaaaaaaagacagctatCTGAGGTCAGGTTCCCTAGAAGCAGAACATAAAACGAAGATTCTTGTGCAAGTGATTGGTGAAGGGACACCCTGAGGTGAAACCTTGTAATGAAGTAAGGAACAGAGGAAGGTAAGAAAAGGTGTGGCATTAGCCGAAGTGGAGCTTAATCTGCCTGATTCCAAGGGCAGATCTTGAACATGAATGACCTATCCCCCAAAACATGAGGGATCTTGGTTTTAGTGCCCTGGGTCATCAAGCATGGATGGCTGGATGTTCCTGGCAGGGTAGTGGGCACAGGCCAGGAATCTCCCAGGAATCATCAGGCAAATTTCTCTGTCGTCCCAGGGCAGTGCTCTGGGGAAGGATGCTGCTGTGGGCCGGGTAACACCCATAGCTGCAGGGGTTGGATCTACCACTGAGTAAAAGGGATCTGGGGCACCACCACCAACTGCTCCACCAGAACGTTTATAAATCCTCAATATGCTATACAAATAgcaaattcatatggaaatcaATACTCTGTTTCAGATGTCGAAAGTTGAAATCCCCCTACAACGTCTGTTCCGGGAGAAGACCACTGTGAGGCCTTCGTAAGAAATTTTTCTGATGCATTTGTAAAAATGAGTGATCcagaattaaaattttcaaatgaagcAACCAAACTTCCCAAGCTGACTAGACTTAACAATAACGAAAGTTGGGATCATGAggaaataagagaataaatttcaacATTGGTCTTTAGACTTTGTCATTGTTATGGTGCCGTGGGAGCCAATGGAACAAGCTTACAGTGACAGAAGTCAAGTTCATAGTACTGCTCTGGGCCTGTTGCTGTTGTTGTATGGCTGTTGTTCTTAGTGCAGAGAGGCTGAGTTTCATGCTTCCGACCATGTCAGATGTGAGTTTTCTTGGGAATAACTGTTAACCTTGCAGCAAGCTAAAGTGATGCCAAGCTTGGGTTCTTCATGTGCTTGCTACCAGTAGTTTGGACCACACCTCTCAACGGACCCAATCCCAAACATGCTGCTTTCATAGTATCTAAAAGAATGTGATGCCAACTCTTCGGATGAGATCAGTGTTATGGCACCTTCAATGAACCAAACATGTGCCTGGAGCCTAAGTCAGAGACAAGAAAATGGAATTCCAAGGCAAACAAACATACATCCTACCAGCTTGTGACAACACCATGGAgcctttatctgtgaaatatggaaTAAGCTAAAGAATTTCTGATGACTGAAAGCTCTCTGGATATCGAGCCCCGAGTAGGCAGAACATTTCTGTTCTCTGCATGGGTTCTAAAACATTGTGTTCGACTCATCAGTCCCCTAATGCTTATATGTTCATCACTTCCTCCTCTTGTTAGTGGAATTACCTGGTGACTATCCATTTGGACTGAAATTCTGAAATTCTAATAAATGAAATTCTGCAATTGACCccgaaaaagaaacaaaaattggaCCCAGGAATTTTGTTCATCAGTCAACAGCATGTGGAAACTTCCATTACCATTTCTGAGTGCTTAATAGCAGATTTGTACATagggagagaaaatgggacaatGGTAGAAATAACTATATGGAAATTAGGGCCCTTTGTCTTTAATCATATTTCTTCCATGTGATTAGAATAATCTTGGGCTGGACGGTTGATATCTTTGGGCTTTGGTTTCATTTTCTACAAGGCCCTTCGAGCTCTAAACTTTGGCAGTAGGAGACGAAAGCAATTTTTCCTTATCTGTGCTGAAAGTGGGATATTCTAAACCCCTCCATCTGCATCCAAAACACCACTGGTGCCAAGGGAGCCAATGGAACAAGCTCACAGTGACAGAAGTCAAGTTCATAGTACTGCTCTGGGCCTGTTGCTGTTGTTGTATGGCTGTTGTTCTTAGTGCAGAGAGGCTGAGTTTCATGCTTCTGACCATGTCAGATGTGAGTTTTCAAGGGAATAACTGTTAACCTTGCAGCAAGCTAAAGCAATGCCAAGCTTGGGTTCTTCGCGTGCACCATCTTAGGTGCAtatttcagtgtttgtttttgtaaaataatgatttaaaatttatttttaaaggaagtaagacaaaatttaaaaatagtatctaCAATTCTTCTTTTACATTCAATCTAAAACTCTGGACTTTTTCATGGTGATGTTGAGAAGCAAACAATTTTGATCATGAGGTGGGTGAAAACAGGGTcaataatgaacattttttacaGCTATTGCCTCGTAACAGGCCTTTTGTCTGTAGTACGTTATGACTTTTCATCCACTCTTAAACAAAACTTTACATTCTGCTTTCCTTTGAGTCGAAggtattttgcttgctttgttttgccTTCAGAAGGAATTTAAGGCGGATGGGTTACATGTCAGCGCTTTCTGCCTGTCCTCACAAAGTATGTAAAGGTTACATCACACCAAGGAGTGGGGAGGCGAAGGTTCCTCCCAGTGACTCCAGTGACCACACCTAGAAAGCTACGCTGTCTCTGAGCATTTCACAAAGGTGTTAAAAAGCTGGGGAGAGTCCAGGAAGAAACAATAAAGCTTAATGAAGGACTGCCTCCtgatgaaagagaaattaatgcTGGAGTCTGGAGAGGCAATAACctaaaaagttataaatatttgctgtctGTAAATAGTTCTCAATTTTAAACACAATATAGTTGAAATTAAACAAcattagggaaaaaattaaaattcccagGTTTCCAAACAGAAAAGTATGCCAAGACAAAATACAATAGAGATGaacattttctcacctgtggaaCAGTATGCATTAACAGTATCAAATCCGCCCTGGGAGACGAGGGGAAGGTAGAGTGTGGCTCCTGGGAAGCCGTCTGTGTGTGGCCTGTCAGACACTCGGTCCTGTGAGCCCACAACCCTTGCAGTTAAACTTGAAGGAAGGCATCTCTGGAATTCGGATGGGGCTAGAGCCACATCTGGCAATATCATGTATGTAAACAGGatttaagtgaaaaaaggcaTAAGTACAAGATGTTCTgcaattttttatactttttattttcttcctatgtGCAATAAGACCCTGAAAGGAGTCTGCCAGGGAAGCCCTTGCATCAGAACTGCATTTTCAGCTATCGCTTTGTGGATCATTAGCTGGGTGCATCATTTCGGGAAAAAATGAGAACACCTTTCTGGCATTTTTGACAAAGTCGAACTGGCCAAGGGGTTCATCGATGTCTTTCATTTCAATTTTGTCTTCTTCCCAAGTCTATACTTCCATTCTTTGAGAACACATTCCAGGATATCCATAGTCATGAATTAGCATTTTGAAGCATGATGGGGTGGGAGCAAATGTGATAATTCCAGTCACACTTGAGCCGGTAAAGTTATAAAAAGGGAATTACAGTTGCTTGTTATTGtctcttctttccccaaattAGGTGGGGTTTTTTGtataattatgttttataatgttAGTTTATCATTTAGTGTTTCCTGGAACAATACAATTATAATCCTTTAACTTTGAAATGTCCTTTTTGGTGACATCAAGatgatttttattcattgtatGTAATTGAAAAAAGTCTTAAGAAAACCACAAGGCAAACCCTAGCAATGTAAGCTTTTAATGCTGAACATAAAAACAATTCCTCTCTGCAGAAGACCATGAGTAAGCCACCTAAATCTGTGAATTATAAAAAGGGGCACACTGTGTGTGGTGTAGTGCAAATATTGATATCCTGCCGTTCACACTCATGAGAAGGTCGCCAGAATGTCTGGTGCAAAGTACCTCTCTCTCTGGCCCATCACGGCTGCACGACATCAGGATACCAGCATCTGCCAAGATGAACTGGAGGTGCTGAAATTTAATTGTCAGAGGCTGGCTCTGCTAATCTGGGTGAGTCCACATTTCTGTCCAAACCTTTGGCCAAGTTCTCTTCAGTAGCACGTCTTCCCAATTGAGCTCTAAATTTCTGTTAATTATTCGATCAATGAATGTACAGCTCAGAGTAAAAGAGCCTAAGCAAATAATTTCCTAAAAATTCAAAGGCTAGGCCCCGTGAGATTATCCACCTGAATAAATGTGTTCCCTCATTATATTTCACCTCTCTGCCAAAAATCAACATGACGGATGTTCCAGATT
Encoded proteins:
- the EPGN gene encoding epigen isoform X2 → MAFGVSVSVCLLFNAMAALTEEVALNGTPGVTTQQSNWTVNKTKADYLEGPIALKFSHSCLEDHNSYCINGACAFHHELKEAICRCFTGYTGERCRKLKSPYNVCSGRRPL
- the EPGN gene encoding epigen isoform X3, with protein sequence MAFGVSVSVCLLFNAMAALTEEVALNGTPGVTTQQSDYLEGPIALKFSHSCLEDHNSYCINGACAFHHELKEAICRCFTGYTGERCRKLKSPYNVCSGRRPL
- the EPGN gene encoding epigen isoform X1 → MAFGVSVSVCLLFNAMAALTEEVALNGTPGVTTQQSNWTVNKTKADYLEGPIALKFSHSCLEDHNSYCINGACAFHHELKEAICRCFTGYTGERCEHLTLTSYAVDSYEKYIAVGIGVGLLLSGFLAIFYCYIRKRCRKLKSPYNVCSGRRPL
- the EPGN gene encoding epigen isoform X5, with amino-acid sequence MAFGVSVSVCLLFNAMAALTEEVALNGTPGVTTQQSDYLEGPIALKFSHSCLEDHNSYCINGACAFHHELKEAICRCRKLKSPYNVCSGRRPL
- the EPGN gene encoding epigen isoform X4, with protein sequence MAFGVSVSVCLLFNAMAALTEEVALNGTPGVTTQQSNWTVNKTKADYLEGPIALKFSHSCLEDHNSYCINGACAFHHELKEAICRCRKLKSPYNVCSGRRPL